A region from the Desulfuribacillus alkaliarsenatis genome encodes:
- a CDS encoding GTP pyrophosphokinase has product MNQANKLVDINHYKSLKEELTRFMMCYKFGLSEINTKIDILKQEFQYINEYNPIEHVRSRLKTPESILKKAIRKKIDLSLTSFKQEIKDIAGIRITCSFLSDIYIISDMLNSQKDIKLIETKDYIKNPKENGYKSLHHIIEIPVFMSDRIEHVYVELQIRTIAMDFWASLEHKIFYKYNKDIPKRLTNELKEAAAAVAELDKKMENIHIEVGALKEQYNEKDDISHLYLNNEKLELPLMLVQAIMKNKTN; this is encoded by the coding sequence ATGAACCAAGCAAATAAATTGGTAGATATTAACCATTATAAAAGTTTAAAGGAAGAATTAACTAGATTCATGATGTGTTATAAGTTTGGGTTGTCAGAAATAAATACAAAAATAGATATATTGAAGCAAGAGTTTCAGTATATTAATGAATATAATCCGATTGAGCACGTAAGGTCAAGGTTAAAGACTCCTGAAAGTATACTTAAAAAAGCAATAAGAAAGAAAATAGATTTATCTCTTACATCTTTCAAACAAGAAATCAAAGACATCGCCGGTATTCGCATTACTTGTTCGTTCTTATCAGATATTTATATCATTAGTGATATGTTAAATAGTCAAAAAGATATAAAACTTATAGAGACTAAAGACTATATAAAAAATCCGAAGGAAAATGGTTATAAAAGCCTCCATCATATAATAGAAATACCTGTATTTATGTCAGATAGGATAGAGCATGTTTATGTAGAGTTGCAAATACGTACAATAGCCATGGATTTTTGGGCTAGCTTAGAACATAAGATTTTTTACAAATATAATAAAGATATTCCTAAGCGTTTAACGAATGAGTTAAAAGAAGCAGCAGCTGCTGTAGCAGAACTTGATAAGAAAATGGAAAATATCCATATTGAAGTTGGTGCGTTAAAAGAGCAATATAATGAAAAAGACGACATTAGCCATCTCTATCTTAATAATGAAAAATTGGAGTTGCCATTAATGCTTGTACAAGCAATTATGAAAAATAAGACTAATTGA
- a CDS encoding methyl-accepting chemotaxis protein — MGNELETIDMQEVIRNQDTEQERYQEISDQLAYIQERTQDIIPNLFLLVLNDQGDWVYAIDKGTNQPHTLGAIYNLSDETVNQALLAGEVVATETSSAYLDQSSNMTVLVPVKSETEVLGIVGFDMNTDVLMKLQLILVVVLIFIMVISLFSVWFVVRFMAKRQVKPIHQLVKKMQQLANMDGDLTKRIDIDRNDEIGELAKYTNQMIDSMQQLLSKVDESTNNLSESNREFLASFQRTASEFKAMNVRIKDMGIRMEDQANGVTVATNKTQEIKEGINDVSDQLLIITDEVTKTERFANEGNQVVNIMQEHVDGVVFVVENASSYVNDLEKQSEQITSIIDTITAIAKQTNLLALNASIEASRAGEQGKGFAVVAEEVRKLAEESAKSTESISTLIKNVQEGIKATQQSMVQVSDKTSDSKQHMKVVEQKFEGISNSIRFVAERISDVASVSQEIADHSNEVYESINELRHSSDDNKKTGQLISQLLENEMQHINQMAATIDTLENQTVDVLESMKKLKLK, encoded by the coding sequence ATGGGAAATGAGTTGGAAACGATAGATATGCAGGAAGTAATAAGAAATCAAGATACAGAACAAGAACGATACCAGGAAATATCAGATCAACTGGCATACATACAAGAGAGAACACAAGATATTATTCCAAATTTATTTTTGTTAGTTTTGAATGATCAAGGGGATTGGGTTTATGCAATTGACAAGGGAACAAATCAACCCCACACACTAGGTGCAATCTATAATTTGAGTGATGAAACTGTTAATCAGGCTTTACTTGCTGGTGAGGTAGTTGCTACTGAGACTAGTAGTGCTTATTTAGATCAATCGTCAAACATGACAGTTCTAGTTCCAGTAAAGTCCGAAACAGAAGTACTAGGAATTGTAGGGTTTGACATGAATACAGATGTACTTATGAAATTGCAACTTATTTTGGTTGTTGTTTTGATTTTTATTATGGTGATAAGTTTATTTTCAGTATGGTTTGTTGTTAGGTTTATGGCCAAGAGGCAAGTTAAACCCATCCATCAATTAGTAAAAAAAATGCAACAACTGGCTAATATGGATGGAGACTTGACTAAAAGAATTGACATTGATCGAAATGATGAAATAGGAGAACTTGCTAAATACACCAATCAAATGATTGATTCTATGCAACAATTGCTATCGAAGGTCGATGAATCAACTAATAATCTTTCAGAATCAAACCGTGAATTTCTAGCATCTTTTCAACGAACTGCGTCGGAGTTTAAAGCTATGAATGTAAGAATCAAAGACATGGGAATTCGTATGGAAGATCAAGCTAATGGTGTAACAGTAGCAACAAACAAAACCCAAGAAATAAAAGAAGGGATTAATGATGTTTCAGATCAATTATTAATTATAACTGATGAAGTAACTAAAACAGAAAGATTTGCGAACGAAGGAAATCAGGTAGTTAACATAATGCAAGAACACGTCGATGGCGTTGTTTTTGTGGTAGAAAATGCGTCATCTTATGTGAATGATCTTGAAAAACAATCAGAGCAGATCACGTCAATTATTGATACAATAACAGCTATTGCAAAACAAACAAATCTGTTAGCCTTAAACGCTTCGATTGAAGCTTCAAGAGCTGGTGAGCAAGGAAAGGGCTTTGCTGTAGTTGCTGAAGAGGTACGTAAACTTGCGGAAGAATCAGCAAAATCAACAGAAAGCATATCGACTTTAATTAAAAATGTGCAAGAAGGAATAAAGGCAACTCAACAATCCATGGTACAAGTTTCTGATAAAACATCAGACAGTAAACAGCACATGAAAGTAGTGGAACAAAAGTTTGAGGGTATAAGCAACTCCATACGTTTTGTAGCAGAGCGGATTAGTGATGTAGCAAGCGTATCTCAAGAAATTGCAGACCACAGTAATGAAGTATATGAAAGTATAAATGAACTCCGACATTCATCGGATGACAACAAAAAGACAGGTCAATTGATTAGTCAGTTACTAGAAAATGAAATGCAACATATAAACCAAATGGCTGCGACCATTGATACACTAGAAAATCAAACTGTTGATGTACTTGAGAGTATGAAAAAATTGAAGCTGAAATAA
- a CDS encoding TetR/AcrR family transcriptional regulator — translation MPNQTFYNLSIEKQTEVINISIEEFVQKDYDAASLNHIIARLGIAKGSFYRYFSNKRELYMYLIDHVLTKAIEFIRMNVASEKTENTNDDFFVLYKIRFNAFIEFVIQHPQYLRLLFRAYDRGDLRKDAELGNHLRGLKIFRGYIIEAQNNGQLKSSFDPDLILYVIAQLTAGLHRYIEYKHGLTYNELLINDSEMLAKRKEQLNILVEQMIAILRNGLEY, via the coding sequence ATGCCTAATCAAACTTTTTATAATTTGTCTATTGAGAAGCAAACAGAAGTTATTAATATATCGATTGAGGAATTTGTACAAAAGGACTATGATGCAGCTTCACTAAATCATATTATTGCGCGCCTTGGCATTGCAAAAGGCAGCTTTTATCGTTATTTTTCTAACAAAAGAGAACTATACATGTATCTTATCGACCATGTACTTACAAAGGCAATTGAGTTCATAAGAATGAATGTTGCTTCTGAAAAAACGGAAAACACGAACGACGATTTCTTCGTATTATACAAAATTCGCTTCAATGCTTTTATAGAATTTGTGATTCAACATCCACAATACTTGCGACTACTATTCCGTGCTTACGACCGTGGTGACTTAAGGAAAGATGCCGAACTTGGTAACCACCTAAGAGGGCTTAAAATATTTCGCGGATACATTATTGAAGCTCAAAATAATGGGCAACTTAAAAGTTCATTTGATCCTGATCTAATTCTTTATGTAATCGCCCAGCTAACCGCAGGATTACATAGATACATTGAATATAAACACGGGCTTACTTATAATGAACTTTTAATAAATGACTCAGAAATGTTAGCAAAAAGGAAAGAACAATTAAACATACTAGTTGAACAAATGATTGCTATACTGCGTAATGGACTAGAATATTAA
- the thiC gene encoding phosphomethylpyrimidine synthase ThiC, with the protein MTQLLKAKQGIITDEMRAAAEREGISAEQLCEAIKLGEVVLPCNINHKGIQPIAVGKGLSTKVNANIGTSESYPELDGELKKLRVALDAGAHSVMDLSTGGNIDEVRRTIIKECPVMVGTVPIYQALVEVAKQGKSLVELSADDMFASVEKHCKDGADFITVHCGITLQVIEELKNTGRVMDIVSRGGSFLTAWMLHNGKENPLYEQYDRLLEICKKYDVTISLGDGLRPGCLADATDSPQIQEMITLGGLVKRSRDYGVQVMVEGPGHVPLDQIKANMTIEKTLCHNAPFYVLGPIVTDVAPGYDHITSAIGGAIAASSGADFLCYVTPAEHLGLPTLEDVKEGVIASRIAAHAADIVKGVKGAKEWDLEMAKARKALDWEKQIELAIDPEKASRIRKEKNTDEEECCSMCGQFCAYKLLSEHLGSTYKGSC; encoded by the coding sequence GTGACCCAATTATTAAAAGCAAAACAAGGAATTATAACAGACGAAATGAGAGCCGCTGCAGAGCGGGAAGGTATATCGGCAGAGCAGCTATGTGAAGCGATAAAGCTAGGTGAAGTCGTTCTACCATGTAATATCAACCATAAAGGCATTCAACCTATAGCGGTAGGGAAAGGATTGTCTACAAAAGTCAATGCTAATATTGGAACTTCAGAATCTTATCCAGAATTGGATGGTGAACTAAAAAAGCTTCGAGTTGCCCTTGATGCTGGCGCCCACTCCGTTATGGACTTAAGTACAGGTGGGAATATTGACGAGGTTAGAAGAACGATTATCAAAGAATGCCCAGTTATGGTAGGAACAGTGCCTATATATCAGGCTCTAGTAGAAGTTGCGAAACAAGGGAAGTCATTAGTAGAGTTATCCGCTGATGATATGTTTGCATCAGTTGAGAAGCACTGTAAAGATGGTGCAGACTTCATAACTGTTCACTGTGGTATTACATTACAGGTTATTGAAGAACTTAAAAACACTGGCAGAGTAATGGATATCGTGTCTAGGGGCGGATCTTTCCTTACTGCTTGGATGCTACATAATGGAAAAGAAAACCCACTTTACGAACAATATGATAGATTGCTAGAAATCTGTAAGAAGTACGATGTAACTATAAGTCTGGGTGATGGTCTAAGGCCGGGATGTTTAGCAGATGCAACGGACAGCCCACAGATTCAAGAAATGATAACGCTTGGTGGTCTAGTAAAGCGTTCTAGGGATTACGGGGTTCAAGTTATGGTTGAAGGACCAGGGCATGTACCGCTAGACCAAATTAAAGCAAACATGACTATCGAGAAAACGCTTTGTCATAACGCACCGTTCTATGTATTAGGACCGATTGTTACTGATGTAGCTCCAGGATACGACCATATTACTTCAGCTATCGGTGGTGCAATAGCAGCTTCTTCCGGGGCAGATTTTCTTTGCTATGTAACCCCTGCAGAACATTTAGGCCTACCTACATTAGAAGACGTTAAGGAAGGTGTAATAGCTTCAAGAATAGCTGCCCATGCTGCTGATATCGTAAAAGGTGTCAAAGGAGCTAAAGAGTGGGATTTGGAAATGGCCAAGGCTCGCAAAGCACTTGATTGGGAGAAACAAATTGAACTAGCCATAGATCCAGAGAAAGCTTCAAGGATTAGGAAGGAAAAGAATACAGATGAAGAAGAGTGCTGCTCGATGTGTGGACAATTCTGTGCTTATAAATTATTGAGTGAGCATTTAGGCAGTACTTACAAGGGTAGCTGTTAA
- the thiD gene encoding bifunctional hydroxymethylpyrimidine kinase/phosphomethylpyrimidine kinase encodes MKHALTIAGSDSSGGAGIQADLKAFSALGVYGMSVITAVTAQNTQGVTGVQEITPDMVAAQIDAIYTDINVDGVKIGMVSSAEIIKVIAERLHTYEADKVVIDTVMVSKSGCHLLKKEAKDSLKKHLLPRAYVVTPNIYEAEVLVDSKISNIEEMKLAAKEIHQLGAKFVIVKGGHLDDETCADVLFDGDEYHLFNSKRINTQHTHGTGCTFSAALAAFLAQGYDVYESTSKAKEYITEAIRHSFAVGKGVGPTHHFYKYY; translated from the coding sequence GTGAAACATGCATTAACAATAGCTGGATCCGACTCTTCAGGTGGTGCTGGTATTCAAGCAGATTTAAAAGCCTTTTCTGCACTAGGTGTATATGGTATGAGCGTCATAACGGCTGTAACGGCACAGAATACCCAAGGTGTTACGGGAGTTCAAGAAATAACACCAGATATGGTTGCCGCTCAAATAGATGCTATTTATACAGATATTAACGTAGATGGTGTGAAAATCGGTATGGTATCCAGTGCAGAGATAATTAAGGTAATTGCCGAGCGTCTACATACTTACGAAGCAGATAAAGTCGTCATTGATACGGTTATGGTATCCAAAAGCGGCTGCCACCTACTAAAAAAAGAAGCAAAGGACTCACTTAAAAAGCATCTATTGCCAAGGGCATATGTGGTTACACCAAATATCTATGAGGCAGAGGTTCTTGTAGATAGTAAAATCTCGAACATAGAAGAAATGAAACTAGCAGCTAAAGAAATACATCAGCTAGGAGCTAAATTTGTAATTGTAAAGGGTGGACATCTAGACGATGAAACCTGTGCAGATGTATTATTCGATGGTGATGAGTATCATTTGTTCAACAGTAAAAGAATCAATACACAACATACCCACGGAACTGGATGTACTTTCTCAGCAGCCTTAGCAGCATTTTTGGCACAAGGATATGATGTGTACGAAAGCACAAGCAAGGCGAAGGAATATATTACAGAAGCGATTAGGCATTCATTTGCAGTAGGGAAAGGTGTAGGACCGACACACCACTTTTATAAATATTATTAA
- the thiE gene encoding thiamine phosphate synthase, with the protein MKKTNIILNTDLYGITAEEYSRGRSNIEVVKKMIEADIKVIQYREKDKKNLYKYQECLEIRKLTADAGVIFIVNDDIDIAMAVEADGVHIGQEDMPISAVRSLIPDNMIIGLSTHSVEQAQVALKQGADYIGVGPIFATNTKKDVCDPVGFTYLEYVAENIDLPFVAIGGIKRHNIKEVQKRGAKCICLVTEIVEAEDIVQRVAEIRDILAR; encoded by the coding sequence GTGAAAAAAACTAACATAATACTAAATACTGACCTATATGGAATCACGGCAGAAGAGTATTCGCGTGGAAGGTCAAACATTGAAGTTGTAAAGAAAATGATTGAGGCTGATATCAAAGTAATTCAGTATCGAGAAAAAGACAAAAAGAACTTATATAAATACCAAGAATGTTTAGAAATTCGTAAGCTAACTGCTGATGCAGGGGTTATATTTATCGTTAATGATGATATAGATATTGCAATGGCTGTTGAAGCAGACGGAGTCCATATCGGCCAAGAAGATATGCCAATTTCTGCGGTAAGGAGCCTAATACCTGATAATATGATTATTGGCTTATCAACCCATTCTGTAGAACAGGCTCAAGTAGCACTAAAACAGGGAGCAGATTACATTGGTGTAGGACCGATTTTTGCCACTAACACAAAAAAAGACGTCTGCGACCCAGTTGGTTTTACTTATTTAGAGTATGTAGCTGAAAATATTGATTTACCTTTTGTGGCAATTGGCGGAATTAAAAGGCATAACATCAAAGAAGTGCAAAAACGTGGTGCAAAATGTATTTGTCTAGTTACAGAAATAGTAGAAGCGGAAGACATTGTTCAAAGGGTTGCCGAAATTCGGGATATCTTAGCCCGCTAG
- the thiF gene encoding sulfur carrier protein ThiS adenylyltransferase ThiF: MNAFEQAVANYIGSDNLEKIQSKTIGIAGAGGLGSNCAFNLVRSGFKNFVIVDFDVLEYSNLNRQFYFIDQIGKPKVQVLKENLMRINPDLNLAIHQERLETSNLDEYYANCDVVVEAFDTIAAKRMIASRYMSSEKLFVSASGLAGWGNSDDIKITKVKDKFYLVGDLETGVKPGVPPISPRVNIAAGKLADIILSNVLDDEI; this comes from the coding sequence TTGAATGCATTTGAACAAGCAGTAGCTAATTATATAGGAAGTGATAATCTAGAAAAAATCCAATCGAAAACCATAGGTATTGCAGGAGCAGGTGGACTAGGCTCCAATTGTGCCTTTAATCTAGTTCGAAGCGGATTTAAAAATTTTGTAATAGTTGATTTTGACGTCCTTGAATATAGCAATTTAAATCGTCAATTTTACTTTATCGACCAAATTGGCAAACCAAAGGTACAAGTATTAAAAGAAAATTTAATGAGGATTAATCCAGATTTAAATCTAGCAATACATCAGGAACGTTTAGAAACATCTAACTTAGATGAATATTATGCGAATTGTGATGTTGTAGTCGAAGCCTTTGACACAATAGCAGCAAAAAGAATGATAGCTAGTCGTTATATGTCCTCAGAAAAACTGTTTGTATCAGCGTCAGGATTAGCAGGCTGGGGAAACAGTGATGATATTAAAATCACTAAGGTTAAGGATAAATTCTACTTAGTCGGCGATTTAGAAACTGGTGTTAAACCAGGTGTGCCGCCAATTTCACCGAGGGTAAATATTGCAGCTGGAAAGCTTGCAGATATAATTTTATCTAATGTTTTGGATGACGAGATATAA
- the thiH gene encoding 2-iminoacetate synthase ThiH, whose translation MDFYRMSQQYDELNIERYLNSIDDQDVINAINKQHLNELDYLALLSPSADKYLEQMAKRARELTIQHFGRTIGLYTPLYLADYCVNQCAYCSFNSQQQFKRNKLTLQDLEKEAGAISKTGLKHILVLTGESRSKTPVSYIKECIVLLKKYFSSISIEIYPLDVEEYKELVDVGVDGLTIYQEVYNEEIYRQVHLKGPKKDYHYRLNAAERGCVAGMRSVNIGTLLGLGDFYSEAFYTGLHANYLQTKYIDVEVGVSLPRLRPFKGAFQPRTTVSDQQLVQMMLALRLYLPRVGINISTRETAKLRDAILPLGVTKMSAGVSTKVGGHSGNEEASNQFDISDERSVEEMMEMIYQNNYQPVLKDWHLFR comes from the coding sequence ATGGATTTTTATCGAATGTCTCAGCAATACGACGAATTAAATATTGAGCGTTATCTTAATTCTATTGACGATCAAGATGTAATTAATGCTATTAATAAGCAGCATCTTAATGAGCTTGACTATCTGGCTTTACTTTCACCTAGCGCGGATAAGTATTTAGAACAAATGGCTAAGCGTGCACGTGAACTAACGATACAGCATTTTGGTAGAACTATAGGTTTATATACGCCTTTGTATTTAGCTGATTACTGCGTCAATCAGTGTGCTTATTGTAGCTTTAATAGTCAACAGCAATTTAAAAGAAATAAATTAACGCTACAAGATCTTGAAAAAGAAGCGGGGGCTATTTCCAAAACAGGCCTTAAACACATCCTCGTCCTTACTGGAGAGTCTAGGAGTAAAACACCAGTATCTTATATTAAAGAGTGTATTGTGCTATTGAAAAAGTATTTTTCTTCTATTTCAATTGAAATATATCCACTTGATGTTGAGGAATACAAAGAGCTAGTAGATGTTGGTGTGGATGGCTTAACGATTTATCAAGAGGTATATAACGAGGAAATATATCGACAGGTACATCTAAAAGGTCCGAAGAAGGATTATCACTATCGCTTGAATGCTGCTGAAAGAGGCTGTGTTGCTGGGATGAGGAGCGTCAATATTGGAACCCTTTTAGGGCTTGGTGATTTTTATTCTGAGGCTTTTTATACAGGATTACATGCTAATTACTTACAAACTAAATATATCGATGTAGAAGTTGGCGTGTCTTTACCTAGGCTGAGGCCGTTTAAAGGCGCTTTTCAGCCAAGGACTACTGTCTCCGACCAGCAATTGGTGCAGATGATGTTGGCGTTACGGCTATACCTTCCACGTGTGGGAATTAATATTTCTACCCGCGAAACTGCCAAGCTGCGAGACGCTATCCTACCACTTGGAGTAACGAAGATGTCAGCTGGCGTTTCTACTAAAGTCGGCGGTCATTCAGGTAATGAAGAAGCTTCTAACCAGTTTGATATATCTGATGAACGTTCAGTTGAGGAAATGATGGAGATGATATACCAGAATAACTATCAGCCCGTGTTAAAGGATTGGCATTTATTTAGATAA
- a CDS encoding thiazole synthase has product MNNEEYFEAKPKDNLKIANENLKSRLLVGTGKFANNQVMNKAIASSESQVVTMALRRIDFDSEQENVLNFIPKGCILLPNTSGARTADEAVRIAKIARAAGCGNWIKIEVIKDNKYLLPDNYETIKATEILAKDGFVVLPYMSPDLMVAKQLVEVGAAAVMPLGAPIGSNQGLQTKEMIRILINEISLPIIVDAGIGKPSQAAEAMELGAAAVLVNTAIATAKNPVLMAEAFRDAVKAGRTAYLAGPGATKDYADASSPLTGFLNNQSE; this is encoded by the coding sequence ATGAATAATGAAGAATATTTCGAAGCAAAACCAAAAGACAACTTAAAAATAGCAAATGAAAATCTGAAAAGCCGCCTTTTAGTCGGCACAGGTAAATTTGCTAACAATCAAGTTATGAATAAGGCAATAGCAAGTTCTGAAAGTCAAGTTGTTACTATGGCACTCCGTAGAATCGATTTTGATTCAGAGCAGGAGAACGTATTGAACTTTATTCCGAAGGGCTGTATTTTGCTACCAAATACCTCGGGTGCACGAACAGCAGATGAAGCAGTTCGTATTGCTAAAATTGCTAGGGCTGCTGGATGTGGTAATTGGATTAAAATTGAGGTTATTAAAGACAACAAATACTTACTTCCAGACAATTATGAGACTATCAAAGCTACGGAAATACTTGCTAAGGATGGGTTTGTTGTATTGCCGTATATGAGTCCTGATTTAATGGTAGCTAAGCAGTTAGTCGAAGTAGGTGCTGCTGCGGTAATGCCATTAGGAGCGCCTATAGGGTCAAATCAAGGGCTACAAACGAAAGAAATGATTCGCATACTAATAAATGAGATTTCATTGCCAATAATTGTTGACGCTGGCATTGGTAAGCCTTCCCAGGCAGCAGAAGCCATGGAATTAGGAGCTGCAGCAGTGTTAGTAAACACAGCTATTGCAACGGCTAAAAATCCAGTATTGATGGCAGAGGCTTTTAGGGATGCGGTAAAGGCTGGGAGAACTGCTTATTTAGCAGGTCCTGGAGCTACCAAAGATTATGCTGATGCTTCTTCGCCGTTAACTGGGTTTTTAAACAATCAAAGTGAATAA
- the thiS gene encoding sulfur carrier protein ThiS — MIIVVNGKEVETSETGISIMGFINSKGLCPEQVVVEHNGQVVECEQWEQIKLQDNDHLEVLRFVGGG; from the coding sequence ATGATTATCGTAGTAAATGGTAAGGAAGTTGAGACTAGTGAAACAGGTATTTCAATTATGGGCTTTATTAATAGTAAAGGCTTATGTCCAGAACAGGTGGTTGTTGAACACAACGGACAGGTGGTTGAGTGTGAGCAATGGGAGCAAATTAAGCTTCAGGATAATGACCATTTAGAGGTTCTTAGATTTGTTGGTGGAGGCTAA